Proteins co-encoded in one Papaver somniferum cultivar HN1 chromosome 5, ASM357369v1, whole genome shotgun sequence genomic window:
- the LOC113278621 gene encoding uncharacterized protein LOC113278621, translated as MSSASKAWMVAVSVGVVEALKDQAGMCRWNYALRSIHQYTKNRVKSSISQATSSSVAASSVIPDQIMMMNRKRDHEMKQSEESLRKVMYLGCWGPN; from the coding sequence ATGAGTTCAGCAAGCAAAGCCTGGATGGTTGCTGTTAGTGTCGGTGTTGTTGAAGCATTGAAAGATCAAGCTGGAATGTGTAGATGGAATTATGCTCTTAGATCAATCCATCAATACACAAAGAATAGAGTCAAATCATCTATATCtcaagcaacttcttcttcagttgCAGCTTCTTCTGTAATTCCAGACCAGATCATGATGATGAATCGGAAAAGAGATCATGAAATGAAGCAATCCGAAGAATCACTTAGAAAAGTTATGTATTTGGGTTGTTGGGGTCCCAATTAA